Part of the Triplophysa rosa linkage group LG3, Trosa_1v2, whole genome shotgun sequence genome, TGAAATAGCATCAACTgctattctattttatttctttctttcgtttcgtttcgttttttattttattttactttactttactttactttatacTTTACTTTACTCAAAGTGGTCAAGCAGTCAACCTGAATGAAAAAATCCTtccataaaatgttttttttgcacatgaAAACCTGTTGTTGTGAGACCAAACAGACACATCAACGTTTATTTGCAAGTATTGAATAACCTTCAGTTTATAGCTTGTGTTATCTTCTAAACCTTTTCTGGTTCTATTTGCTATTGGCTGATGGTAGGCCTTgataagtttttttttcaggtaAAGGTGGTTCCTTATGTTTCATAAAGTTTGTGCTGTTAATAGACAAGAGCTGTTTTTCTGTGTGGATTTAGTTTGAAGCCATGACCATAACAACTGTCCGTGATCTTAGGAGGATGCTGCCTAaggtaaatgtttatttgtactCATGTCTCTTGAGCATCTACAGTAATTCCCATTAAGTGTAAGTTACGTGaatgtatgtgaatgtgttAAAAGACATATGATCACAGGAGGGAGGTCCTATCAGAGGTCTGTATGGTTCTGTCTCAGCACAAAAACCTCGAGGCTGTGAAGGACAAATTTGGTGAGCATTTGGATTAAGTTAATGTGGTTTGTTATGTGTTATACAGTTTGGAACCTAAACGTTGTTTATCTTCCACAAAATAGTTGTTTATTctcctttttttattattacaaattttcttcaatttaacatttaagtatatgggtttatttatttgttattgaatCTTCTCACAGTCTTTAATGATGGGACAGTGAAGAACTTGATAAGTTTGACTGGAACTGTCATGGTGTTTTATGAAGGCAAGTTACAGGTTCAAATTCCAGCCATAAAGATAAATGAAAATCATATTCTACAGTGTCAGTCTTATACGTGTTATACAATTACTCTGTATGTTATGTTCCTTATAGGTAAACGTTACAACATTCCTGTGTGTTTGTGGCTAAATGAAAGTTATCCAAGAAGTGCCCCCATCTGCTATGTGAAACCCACCCGTGATATGATGATTGTGTCAAGTAGACATGTCAACAGCAATGGAGAGATCATGTTGCCTTATCTGGATGAATGGAGACACGTAAGAGGACACGTCAGCGGGTCATAAACTTTTGGCgtaccaaaaatataaataaaaactttggACAACTTCTAGATTTGTGTTTGATGtgctgcaaaaaataaatatgttttattctctgtttttgttatttgctctgttttttgtatagacGCAGTGTGATCTTCACAGTTTGATTCAGGTTATTATGGCTGTTTTTAGTGAAGTTTCTCCAGTGTGCATACTTCAAGTAGACTGTGAGTACAATATCATTTCTTTACTCATTCCCATCAGAAACATTTTCTGTTGAGCTATTGAATTATTTGATCTGATTTTCTACCTGCTTACTACAAGGACGCAGTTGAACAAATAGACATCTTATAATTTCATATATGATAACAAGTGCACAAAGGTTGCGGATGAAGCAAAAGTACAgccataaaatgaaaatgagtgtCAGAATGTTTTAAGGTTTGGTTTACTAGTGAATACACAATGTGTATGCAAACAGACCAAAGAAAGGCTATTTTGATGCTGTCAGTGATATGACTATGATGATATGTTTGTATAGGTATTTagttaaaattacaattttcttTACAGCCCGGTTGGTGGTTGAGGAATGCTCTCATGTGATTTTGGATAGAGAAGATAATCTTCTGTTCTgtgaaaataatgaaacaaattgttaaattaatttttttatatttaaataaagacttttataGATACAATGATCACAGAACTGGCAAAAACGAGACTATGTGCAGCACGAatgtttatgttatgtttacatttttaatgtaaatgttaatgttatgATTTGTTGTACATTTTCCGTTTATAAATtgtatacacaaaataaaaacaaatcaaagtcATTGTGGAGatttattatttaagtttattaatCTGAGTCACATTATGAAACTCTGCATGTATACTcagaaaatataatttatgttaCGCACAGCTTTTGAATGAATGTAGCAAAGTGTAATATATTatgcaatttatttattttatttagtataGTGTACTATAAGATTCTGTAGTAATATTCTGTAGTATAATAAATAgtaattttataattattaaagtGTTGTTTAAAAGTATCTAGTTATTATCTTTTCATGTGGAAGTGCACATAATTGACACAAAGCCCCTGTACaaactttttatatttatcggcattctgttttttttaataccaAGACAAAAAAAGAATTTGGGGGCTTGAAAGCTTTTGATATGGGCCTTACACGTCAGAAGTTTGGGAAGTTCTGTTTTAACTAAGACATCATTTTTTATGGTTTATTgaacaaacatgaaaaacatcgTTTAAACCCTGGCCAATAAagatctttacatttatttgtatttgataTGTTCTTAAATGTCTTAATTAAATctttaatgtaatgtttttacagtgttttacaAAGGTTGTTTGTATACTTCCGGACTGTGTCTGTTTATTGGTCTGGCTTGTGTCTAATATTataccatttacattttttctaatttatgttaatattaatttatataagtattttattgaataataattgtattaaataaacgattttttGCTGGTTGTGGTTAGcgtattaatataaaaatgatttgcaaATTTTGTCCGTTCtttattcctttagttttctccttttttgagaaGATCTTTAAAGTGTGCAACAGTCCGCGTCTGattgtgctcaaaatttaaGTTAACCTTCATCTAACACTTTTTCTAGCCTATGCCTTAATTATGT contains:
- the zgc:123278 gene encoding tumor susceptibility gene 101 protein, which encodes MTITTVRDLRRMLPKTYDHRREVLSEVCMVLSQHKNLEAVKDKFVFNDGTVKNLISLTGTVMVFYEGKRYNIPVCLWLNESYPRSAPICYVKPTRDMMIVSSRHVNSNGEIMLPYLDEWRHTQCDLHSLIQVIMAVFSEVSPVCILQVDFFSFFEKIFKVCNSPRLIVLKI